A single genomic interval of Penicillium psychrofluorescens genome assembly, chromosome: 2 harbors:
- a CDS encoding uncharacterized protein (ID:PFLUO_002946-T1.cds;~source:funannotate), translating into MSRRANPTQAAQNQQTIKNLLKLDSNKICADCKRNKHPRWASWNLGIFICIRCSGIHRGMGTHISRVKSVDLDAWTDEQLQSVLKWGNSRANKYWEAKLAPGHVPAEAKIENFIRTKYDSKRWVMDGGMPDPSTLDDGDDVPLAVVQQQVKIERSASQRVTSPNQPAVRRQQPSIDLFGDDPIAPPARPSTTEPSGRAQLRQAPPAQPKAQKPGDSLLGLDFFGSTQAATGSRPSSTASTPAAPSGMSRPDLKQSILSLYSKPQPPPPTQHERNNSFGDMASPTGPSASSNMGGLTDAFSGLSFPSSTTSPPPKPAEKPAPFSNLSNFGNVKSMPATPKVTSPSDSAGGDFFGSLTSPTMSATKAQSRTTSISSNGQDHGFGGFASPTAKPKPPSISLSNDLFGLSSPPPAPAAVSSPPPQPKAPSPQQEMKSAFNLSSPVMQPSAPPTQTSSTKAPASMFPASIDPWGGNAWNTPDSAPEPAPAPAAAPSAASMMKVPDTLTANDIGSGWGAPSKQTPTVAADEDFGGWTSAAPVSPNTTTTTSNIPSSTKPSGGFGGNDDLFSNVWE; encoded by the exons ATGTCTCGACGTGCCAATCCGACCCAGGCTGCCCAAAATCAGCAGACCATCAAAAACCTCTTGAAACTCGACTCCAACAAGATCTGTGCCGATTGCAAGCGCAATAAGC ATCCACGATGGGCGTCTTGGAATCTGGGCATTTTCATCTGCATTCGGTGCTCAGGCATTCATCGGGGCATGGGCACGCACATCAGTCGCGTCAAATCGGTCGACCTCGACGCATGGACCGATGAACAATTGCAGAGTGTGTTAAAATGGGGTAACTCAAGAGCAAACAA GTATTGGGAAGCGAAGCTGGCGCCGGGCCATGTTCCGGCGGAAGC GAAAATCGAAAACTTCATTCGCACCAAATACGACTCCAAGCGATGGGTCATGGACGGGGGGATGCCCGATCCTTCGACTCTGGATGACGGTGACGATGTG CCTCTTGCGGTTGTACAGCAACAGGTAAAGATTGAACGGTCTGCTTCGCAACGAGTTACCTCCCCGAACCAGCCCGCGGTGCGCCGACAGCAACCATCGATCGATCTGTTCGGCGACGATCCCATCGCTCCCCCGGCGCGCCCCAGCACGACCGAACCCTCCGGTCGTGCGCAGCTGAGACAAGCACCTCCAGCACAACCAAAGGCTCAAAAACCGGGCGATTCGTTGCTTGGACTGGACTTTTTTGGAAGCACTCAGGCGGCCACCGGCAGTCGTCCGAGCAGCACTGCATCAACGCCTGCTGCCCCGAGCGGCATGTCTCGCCCCGATCTGAAGCAGTCTATTCTATCCTTGTATTCGAAGCCGcagccgcctcctcccaccCAGCATGAACGGAACAATTCCTTCGGCGATATGGCTTCTCCTACCGGCCCATCCGCGTCCTCAAACATGGGTGGCTTGACAGACGCTTTCAGTGGGTTGAGTTTCCCATCTTCGACCACGTCTCCGCCTCCCAAACCAGCAGAGAAGCCAGCACCTTTTTCCAATCTCTCCAACTTTGGCAACGTCAAGTCCATGCCGGCCACGCCCAAGGTTACCTCGCCTTCTGACTCTGCTGGCGGAGACTTTTTTGGTAGCCTGACTTCCCCTACCATGTCTGCCACGAAGGCACAGTCCCGAACTACCTCGATTTCTTCGAATGGGCAAGACCACGGATTCGGCGGATTCGCATCTCCTACCGCCAAACCCAAGcctccatccatctccttgTCAAACGATCTATTTGGTCTCTCCTCACCCCCGCCTGCGCCTGCGGCTGTTTCTTCGCCGCCCCCGCAACCTAAGGCTCCATCTCCGCAACAAGAAATGAAATCGGCATTCAACCTCTCCAGCCCCGTGATGCAGCCCTCTGCGCCTCCCACACAGACATCTTCCACCAAGGCACCCGCCAGCATGTTCCCAGCGAGCATCGACCCCTGGGGTGGTAATGCATGGAACACGCCTGATTCTGCACCGGAGCCAGCTcccgcccccgccgccgccccgTCCGCCGCATCGATGATGAAGGTCCCCGACACATTGACCGCCAACGACATAGGATCAGGCTGGGGTGCACCGTCCAAGCAAACCCCCACCGTCGCAGCAGACGAGGACTTCGGCGGCTGGACCAGTGCCGCCCCGGTCTCGCCAAACACCACGACTACCACGAGCAACATCCCCAGCTCAACCAAGCCGTCAGGCGGGTTTGGCGGCAATGACGATCTTTTCTCCAACGTCTGGGAGTAA
- a CDS encoding uncharacterized protein (ID:PFLUO_002944-T1.cds;~source:funannotate) gives MDDPQDNLLKELEKSYCPPIDPALFSAIVSDFDLSVPAQVEQLRDTLETLKESALEQEHLPFDPSGTANSADEGAGAGSLPGLTDTTTLLSLEDPTDESGRATKSETDSKPHLAYTVAADGSRSLSGATQQDKVDYLHDLFPTITPLTIKQTLQKCARDIDRSMDVLLNLAFFDESPIDEDGTKVSLPKGIDGFMQEDIVGSSRKKGRKKRQTKNHGKSGLESSSTESLNAEPMNKWQSGQRDIEFIWTRTSAVLTKQYVTSTYHANAMSLPATIRALAIANSPEKHSEDQNDLVTAVQVAELSHDFPSIPSSTLTGLCAVTQNIMSAASELAAKLISQPPPPMLSDLIKFTAPPINITSDPDLPKRRPNTSQPLVSYDEAHASATTQFAAGSQAYSQASHAYRRGGSTPLLRGAAAYYSEVGRDQFSKAKANIAAAADALVQEQSSASCIDLHGVPVQDAIRITRDRVAAWWGSLGDAKYQRGGGFDARGGFRIITGVGRHSRDGTSRLGPAVSKMLVREGWRLEIGEGELTVLGVARR, from the coding sequence gagctggagaagagctACTGTCCTCCGATAGATCCTGCCCTTTTCAGCGCCATCGTATCCGACTTTGACCTCTCAGTTCCTGCTCAAGTGGAACAGCTGCGGGACACCCTGGAGACTTTGAAAGAGTCAGCTTTGGAACAGGAACATCTCCCTTTTGATCCCTCAGGCACTGCCAACAGCGCCGATGAAGGGGCTGGGGCTGGCTCGTTGCCCGGTCTAACGGACACCACTACTTTACTCTCTCTGGAAGATCCGACCGATGAGAGTGGCAGAGCCACAAAGTCCGAAACGGACTCCAAACCCCACCTCGCATACACAGTTGCTGCTGATGGGTCTCGATCCCTGTCTGGGGCAACTCAGCAAGACAAGGTGGACTATTTGCACGATCTGTTCCCCACAATCACGCCGTTGACCATTAAACAAACACTTCAAAAATGTGCCAGGGATATTGATAGGTCCATGGATGTGCTTTTGAATCTTGCATTCTTTGATGAGAGCCCTATTGACGAGGACGGTACCAAAGTCTCGCTTCCCAAGGGCATTGATGGCTTCATGCAAGAAGATATTGTTGGGTCCAGTCGCAAGAAAGGCCGCAAGAAGCGCCAGACCAAGAACCATGGCAAGTCGGGGCTTGAATCGTCGTCAACAGAGTCACTGAATGCCGAGCCCATGAACAAATGGCAGTCGGGGCAGAGAGACATTGAGTTCATCTGGACCCGAACATCAGCTGTGTTGACAAAGCAATATGTTACTTCCACGTATCATGCAAATGCAATGTCGTTGCCTGCCACCATTCGGGCTCTTGCTATTGCGAACTCTCCGGAGAAGCACTCGGAGGATCAAAATGACCTCGTAACGGCAGTTCAGGTCGCAGAACTTTCCCACGATTTCCCTTCCATCCCCTCCTCCACCCTTACTGGGCTTTGCGCCGTGACGCAGAACATCATGTCAGCAGCCAGTGAGCTGGCAGCAAAATTGATCAGTCAACCTCCTCCCCCGATGCTCTCCGACCTCATCAAATTCACTGCGCCGCCCATCAATATCACCTCCGACCCTGACCTGCCAAAACGACGCCCGAACACCTCGCAACCCCTCGTCAGTTACGACGAGGCCcacgcctccgccaccacccaaTTTGCAGCCGGCTCACAGGCCTACTCCCAGGCCTCCCATGCCTATCGGCGGGGTGGTTCCACTCCCTTGCTGCGTGGTGCCGCGGCCTACTATTCAGAGGTCGGACGGGACCAGTTCAgcaaagccaaagccaacatcgccgccgctgctgATGCCCTTGTCCAGGAACAGTCATCCGCCTCCTGTATTGACCTTCACGGCGTCCCTGTTCAGGACGCCATCCGTATCACTCGTGATCGGGTGGCGGCCTGGTGGGGGTCGCTGGGCGACGCCAAGTACCAGCGCGGAGGCGGCTTCGACGCTCGTGGTGGGTTTCGCATCATCACGGGCGTTGGGCGTCACAGTCGAGATGGCACCTCGCGCCTGGGGCCCGCCGTGAGCAAGATGCTGGTGCGAGAGGGATGGCGCTTGGAGATTGGGGAGGGTGAGCTGACGGTGCTTGGAGTTGCCCGTCGCTGA
- a CDS encoding uncharacterized protein (ID:PFLUO_002947-T1.cds;~source:funannotate), producing the protein MLRFNDWEPKEFEDDSHVGTSPVIALDLIGYGAHEEALGADGHYGDEPAKSWTCAALVRTLQPQKTTLRDLTLTRPWLEHEGLGNGPRIDLSDFTALTTLRIYQVFLCGEEDPLEAWRSLPRSLERLEVFYDDGDLTRFDGDDFLRGLLAHKKEYLPHLRTVSINSPEQAWDSDTEEFKPAGPWTPPPTLARAFKTAGVNIDIWLGPVEHPKFEELDIRHLELPRKWRSLV; encoded by the exons ATGCTCCGGTTCAATGATTGGGAGCCTAAGGAATTTGAAGACGATTCGCATGTTGGCACGTCGCCGGTCATAGCACTGGATTTGATAGGCTACGGGGCGCATGAAGAGGCATTAGGCGCT GATGGCCACTATGGCGATGAGCCTGCCAAAAGCTGGACCTGCGCGGCGTTGGTACGAACCCTGCAGCCGCAAAAGACCACTCTACGGGACTTGACTCTCACTCGGCCATGGCTCGAACATGAAGGATTGGGCAACGGACCACGCATAGATCTGAGCGATTTCACGGCTCTGACCACGCTCCGCATCTACCAAGTCTTTCTATGCGGAGAGGAGGACCCGCTCGAGGCCTGGAGAAGCCTTCCCCGCAGTCTTGAGAGGTTAGAGGTCTTTTACGATGACGGGGATCTCACCCGTTTTGACGGAGATGACTTTCTGCGGGGTCTGCTGGCGCATAAGAAAGAGTATCTACCCCATTTACGTACGGTGTCCATCAACTCGCCCGAGCAGGCCTGGGACAGCGACACAGAAGAGTTCAAGCCCGCCGGTCCATGGACGCCACCGCCTACCCTGGCACGAGCATTTAAAACTGCAGGCGTGAATATAGACATATGGCTGGGCCCTGTGGAACACCCAAAGTTTGAGGAACTGGACATTCGTCACCTTGAGCTACCGAGAAAATGGCGCTCTCTAGTGTGA
- a CDS encoding uncharacterized protein (ID:PFLUO_002945-T1.cds;~source:funannotate), with protein sequence MRSQLVIRPFISFLSPRALPVIKPATFAPLRPLSSSAPKALRSIFGSKLLKAAPTIPFFSAFFSSNAKAEEPSESMSYPDQRSDDQWRTVLNPEQFRILRQKGTEPPGTGEYDKHSPSQGMYNCAACNAPLYKANHKFKSGCGWPAYFDSIPGAVTRHVDSTFGMKRTEIVCSNCGGHLGHVFEGEGYDTPTDERHCVNSISLRFTEDEQNPKAKA encoded by the exons ATGCGCTCTCAGCTGGTAATCCGccccttcatctccttcctcaGCCCCCGCGCTCTTCCCGTCATCAAACCTGCCACCTTTGCGCCTCTGAGGCCTCTTTCCAGCTCGGCCCCCAAAGCCCTGCGTTCCATCTTCGGGAGTAAGCTGCTCAAAGCCGCCCCCACCATCCCCTTCTTCAGCGCCTTCTTCAGCTCAAACGCCAAAGCCGAGGAACCATCCGAAAGTATGTCCTACCCCGACCAACGAAGCGACGACCAGTGGCGAACCGTTCTGAATCCGG AACAATtccgcatcctccgccaaAAGGGCACCGAGCCCCCCGGCACGGGCGAGTACGACAAGCACTCCCCCTCGCAGGGCATGTACAACTGTGCCGCGTGCAACGCGCCGCTCTACAAAGCCAACCACAAGTTCAAGTCCGGCTGTGGCTGGCCAGCCTACTTTGATTCTATTCCTGGCGCGGTGACTAGGCACGTCGATAGTACGTTTGGCATGAAACGGACGGAGATCGTCTGCAGCAACTGTGGCGGGCATCTCGGCCATGTCTTTGAGGGGGAGGGGTATGACACGCCCACTGATGAACGGCACTGTGTGAACAGTATTAGCTTGCGGTTTACGGAGGATGAGCAGAATCCGAAGGCGAAGGCATAA